The Amblyomma americanum isolate KBUSLIRL-KWMA chromosome 3, ASM5285725v1, whole genome shotgun sequence genome window below encodes:
- the LOC144125247 gene encoding uncharacterized protein LOC144125247: MTQRVCAASAAAGNAAAQWQQTTATGASIAKLRERLPTRRAHWTSVITVLSVMSHMYCCAKWCSTSGKSGEHLFRLPSDHRFSIWLKYANRLELLETPREKVYKTYRLCSKHFTRDCFTSDACTRLTHEAVPSVKVHEPRLRALVHPDFYEGGAAQGPNKTLWQPHETAKVCSIHFRLEDYKEGTKGRRLKPNAVPSIFPGYPAYMQRSAERIRSKASNQPPQRYTEAFPQVASCPKSKKRLFCDAPAAGERETCAEKTSKRTSETTGCASTTPSERRTKVIVRKPLRSTSRTEPAMQQNNRCMPTSENSRRPAILHLVPAERAQREQQQQQQPSVVEEECSIQSDQHVQCIEKHGTFGTQTALTGVTLGALCDEIKLLKQRCGELQGQLNDALTENCWLKAKIRNSQGPRGT, translated from the exons atgacacaacgcgtctgcgccgccagtgccgccgcgggcaacgctgcagcgcagtggcagcagacgacagcgaccggcgcaagcatagcgaaactacgcgagcgactgccgacgcgacgtgcgcactggaccagcgtgattaccgtcctcagcgtcatgtcgcatatgtattgttgcgcgaagtggtgcagcacatcCGGCAAGAGTGGAGAACATCTCTTCAGATTACCTTCTGACCACAG ATTCTCCATTTGGCTGAAATATGCCAATAGGCTTGAACTCCTGGAGACACCAAGGGAAAAGGTCTACAAAACATACAGGCTCTGCTCAAAGCACTTCACGAGGGATTGCTTCACTAGTGATGCCTGCACAAGGCTCACGCATGAAGCAGTCCCTTCCGTGAAGGTGCATGAGCCTCGTCTGAGAGCCTTGGTGCACCCGG ATTTCTATGAAGGAGGTGCGGCACAAG GTCCAAACAAGACTTTGTGGCAGCCACACGAGACAGCCAAAGTGTGCAGCATTCACTTCAGACTGGAGGACTACAAGGAAGGCACCAAGGGTCGCCGCCTGAAGCCCAATGCAGTGCCGTCCATTTTCCCAGGATACCCTGCTTACATGCAGCGCTCTGCCGAACGCATCAGGTCCAAGGCCAGCAATCAGCCACCGCAGCGCTATACGGAAGCCTTTCCTCAGGTGGCTTCATGCCCTAA gTCAAAGAAGCGCCTTTTCTGTGATGCTCCAGCAGCTGGAGAAAGAGAGACTTGTGCAGAAAAAACATCGAAACGCACGAGTGAAACTACAGGCTGTGCCAGCACAACACCTTCTGAGCGTCGGACAAAAGTGATTGTTAGAAAACCACTGCGCTCTACGAGCCGAACTGAGCCTGCCATGCAACAAAATAACAGGTGCATGCCAACGTCAGAAAATTCCCGGCGCCCTGCCATTTTGCACCTTGTACCAGCTGAAAGAGCACAACgtgagcagcaacagcagcagcagccttcagTTGTGGAAGAAGAATGCAGCATTCAGAGTGACCAACATGTACAGTGCATTGAGAAACACGGGACATTTGGAACACAGACTGCACTGACCGGAGTGACATTAGGTGCCCTGTGCGATGAGATAAAGTTGCTCAAGCAGAGGTGTGGCGAGCTGCAGGGCCAGCTCAATGATGCGCTCACTGAAAACTGCTGGCTGAAAGCAAAGATTCGAAACAGTCAGGGACCTCGTGGAACATGA